In one window of Oryza sativa Japonica Group chromosome 9, ASM3414082v1 DNA:
- the LOC4346888 gene encoding uncharacterized protein, producing the protein MRKKAAAGGGGGGGGKGVVATTTAPTDLLVCFPPRQHLALMPKPICSPSRTTVDKAVAARRRRQQQQQLPAARSGGGGGGRGRGSTSSPLFRGSKAKQAAVEVDDEPQSPKVTCVGQIKVARPKKQRKVAGKPGNGGGGGGGGGGGRSWITVVEEIERLHEQRKKVSWLEAVGIRRDALPFLGGALRSLRLKVRCFGSLHGAVESSTDDEDDDDDDGRGAEEHEAVSAGCGGSAASSVFSKWLMVLEGSEETPEQDSGDDEEEPEREDDDECSNAPPSAPPANALLLMRCRSAPAKGLARRRTEEPPPPVGEAVHDEGSAAAAAAGDDGAEEERDELVFMRTAPDFLKLSIDIAKETWIVGGVDPLARSRSWKR; encoded by the coding sequence AtgaggaagaaggcggcggccggcggcggaggtggcggcggagggaagggcgtggtggcgacgacgacggcgccgaccgACCTGCTCGTCTGCTTCCCGCCGAGGCAGCACCTGGCGCTGATGCCCAAGCCGATCTGCAGCCCGTCGAGGACCACCGTGGACAAGGCGgtggccgcgcggcggcggcggcagcagcagcagcagctcccggcggcgaggtctggaggaggaggaggagggcgtggGCGTGGTAGCACTAGCAGCCCGCTGTTCCGCGGGTCCAAGGCGAAGCAGGCCGCcgtcgaggtcgacgacgagccGCAGTCGCCCAAGGTGACGTGCGTCGGGCAGATCAAGGTGGCGCGCCCCAAGAAGCAGAGGAAGGTGGCCGGGAAGCCAggtaatggcggcggcggcggaggaggaggaggaggtgggaggagCTGGATCACCGTGGTGGAGGAGATCGAGCGGCTGCACGAGCAGAGGAAGAAGGTGAGCTGGCTGGAGGCCGTCGGGATCAGGAGGGACGCGCTCCCGTTCCTCGGCGGCGCGCTCCGGAGCCTCCGGCTCAAGGTGCGCTGCTTCGGGTCGCTCCACGGCGCGGTGGAGTCCTCCaccgacgacgaagacgacgacgacgacgacggccgcggcgcggAGGAGCACGAAGCCGTGTCCGCcggatgcggcggcagcgccgcctCGAGCGTGTTCTCGAAGTGGCTCATGGTGCTGGAAGGCAGCGAAGAGACACCGGAGCAGgactccggcgacgacgaggaggagcccgagcgagaagacgacgacgagtgCTCCAAtgcgccgccgtccgccccaCCGGCGAACGCGCTGCTGCTCATGCGGTGCCGGTCGGCGCCGGCGAAAGGACTAGCAAGGAGACGAACAGaggagccaccgccaccggtcGGCGAGGCGGTGCACGACGAGGgaagcgcggccgccgccgccgcgggggacgACGGcgcagaggaggagagagacgagCTGGTGTTCATGCGGACGGCGCCGGATTTCCTGAAGCTGTCCATAGACATCGCCAAGGAGACGTGGATCGTCGGCGGCGTTGACCCCCTCGCGCGGAGCCGGAGCTGGAAGAGGTGA